Genomic segment of Candidatus Omnitrophota bacterium:
TAAATTGCTAATGGAGCCTAAATATTTGCGTAAAGGGCTTTTGGTTTATGACCTGGTTTATAATCCGGCCTGCACCAAACTTTTGGAAACAGCCCGGCAAAAAGGATGCCGGACGGCGAACGGGCTGGGCATGCTTTTGTACCAGGGTATGGGTTCATTACAGATATGGACCGGCAAAAAAGCGCCTAAATCCATAATGGAGGAAGCCATAAAGGAGGGGAAATGTTTATGAGAGCGAGAAGCTATTTTCTGATCCCGGTTTTTATCCTTATTGTTTTATCTTTGTTTGCCGCGGATACCTTTGCCGGGCTTGTTGATGATCAGGCTATGGCAAAAGGGGATGATTATTATAAGAAAATGAAGTATGACCAGGCCATATTGGAGTTCGGCAAGGTTATCGCGCTCGCTCCCCGGGATTCCTCCGGTTATGTCAATCGCGGGCTTGCCTACCGGGCCAAAGGGGATTTTGACAAGGCGATCGCTGATTTTGACAAAGCCCTGGAGATCGATCCCTCGGATCATACGGTATATAATGACCGCGGCAAGGCTTATGAATACAAAGGATACCTGATCAAGGCCCTGAGCGATTTCAGCAAGGCGATAAAGATCAATACCCGTTACGCGCAAGCGTATTATAACCGCGGGTTGGTCTATCAGAAGAAGTCGCATTATGAGCAGGCTATCGCTGATTACAACAAGGCTATCGCCATAAATCCACGGGAATACATCTTTTATTTGAGCCGGGGCGTGGCTTATTATTATCAAGGAAACCTGGAAAAGGCGATCGAGGATTGGAGCCGGCTTAACCGCAAAGATGTCCAGAGCCCGGTCAGGATAAAGATCCCTTTTGTGGCCGGGGATAAATAAATGCGAAAGATCTCACTTGCGTTATGGGCTATATTCGGACTCTGCGTTGCGTTTTTTATCTATACAAGGATCGCGTATTTTATCGAGGCCAGAACGGTCCTGCCGCAGGCCCGGGGGTTCGTCGGTAAATTCTACGCAAGGTATAACGCCAGGGATTTCGGTTACATATATGACAAGCTTTCTGCCGCGAAATTCAAGAAGAATATAAGCCGCCCGGATTTCGATAAACTAATGGGCATTGTGTACGCCAATCTGGGCAAGGCTAAAAGCGCCAAGTTGACCGGCTGGAATATCCGGCATTCCAAGGGCGCGCTTTATTGCGATATGCGCTATCGGATAACGCATGACAACGCTGAGGCTAAAGAGAATTTTACCCTGATTCGTTACCAGGGGGCGTGGCTTTTGTCAGGCTACCATATTAATTCGAAGAACCTGATCCTAAAAAAATAAGGTCATTTTAAAAAGGCAACAGTTTATGCTCGTCAGGGATCTTAAGCAGTGCCCGGAATTCGTCGCCGGTGACGGCTCGGTTTTGAGGGAATTGCTCCATCCGGATAAGGCGGATCTGCGCATCGGGTACAGCCTGGCGCGCGCCGCGGTAAAGCCCGGGCAGGTCACCATCCCACACCGGCTTAAAACATCCGAGGTGTATTATATACTCAACGGCAAAGGCGTTATGTATATCAACGGGAGGTCACGCAAGGTGCTGCCTGGCTGCGCGGTTTATATCCCTCCGGGAGCGCGGCAATATATAAAGAATACAGGACGGCAAAGCCTGCTTTTTTTGTGCATAGTAGATCCTGCCTGGCGCAAGGAAGATGAGAAAGTCTTTGTCTGATAAATCCACAATTTAAAGATTTATGAAGATCCTGATCGCCGTATTTATTATACTGGCTGCAATATCAATATGCGATATCGCCGTATCAGCGGCTCCGGTTGCCGGGAAGTAGATCTCTGCCGAGGACGCCCCGGCCGGGGTCAGGGCTTTGGATAAAAAGAAGATACCCGGGATAAGAACATCGCCGGGCAGGTAAAAACGGTCTGGGCAAAACTGCGGGAAGGATTTGAATAACATTGCAATCTGGTGTAATTGGCACCCCGCGCAATCGGAATATGCGTTGGTGTTGAGCCGTTATGATAATTACACCTGACGCAATCGGAATATGCGTCAGTGTTGAGCCTTTATGATAATTACACCTGACGCAATCGGAATATGCGTTGGTGTTGAGCCGTTATGATAATTACACCTGACGCAATCGGAATATGCGTTGGTGTTGAGCCGTTATGATAATTACACCTGACGCAATCGGAATATGCGTCAGTGTTGCCTAACTGGCAAGGAGGTTTTAATGCTGGAAAATATTTTTGTGTTTCTGTTCGGCGCGATCATCGGAAGTTTTCTGAATGTCTGTATATACCGGATGCCGTTGAATGAATCCGTGGTCAGCCCGGGTTCGCATTGCCCGAATTGCAAAAAAGCCATCCCCTGGTACGATAATATTCCATTTGTGAGCTATTGCCTGTTGCTGGGGCGGTGCCGTTACTGCAAAAAGATAATATCGCCGAGGTATTTGCTGGTGGAGCTCTTGACCGGGCTGGTTTTTTTAGCCATGTTCGTCCGTTTTGGATTGAGTTTTGAGTTTTTTCTTTACAGCCTGTTCATCTGCGGCTTGATCATTTCCACTTTTATAGACATCGGTTACCGGATCATCCCGGATGAGATATCACTGGGAGGGATAGTCGTCGGGTTGCTGTTAAGTTTGGTAAAAAGCCTTTTTATCGCCCATCCCGGAGCGAAATTCGCTCCGCTTTTGAATTCCTGCCTGGGGGTTATTGTCGGTGGAGGGATTATTTATCTGACCGGGTTTATTTTTGATCTGATATATTTTAAGCTGCTCAAGAAGCCTCCGATACAGGGAGAGACCGAATCTATGGGCGGAGGGGACGTGAAGCTCCTGGCGATGATCGGAGCGTTTTTGGGCTGGAAGATCGCTTTGTTCACTTTTTTT
This window contains:
- a CDS encoding tetratricopeptide repeat protein, with protein sequence MRARSYFLIPVFILIVLSLFAADTFAGLVDDQAMAKGDDYYKKMKYDQAILEFGKVIALAPRDSSGYVNRGLAYRAKGDFDKAIADFDKALEIDPSDHTVYNDRGKAYEYKGYLIKALSDFSKAIKINTRYAQAYYNRGLVYQKKSHYEQAIADYNKAIAINPREYIFYLSRGVAYYYQGNLEKAIEDWSRLNRKDVQSPVRIKIPFVAGDK
- a CDS encoding DUF4019 domain-containing protein, which codes for MRKISLALWAIFGLCVAFFIYTRIAYFIEARTVLPQARGFVGKFYARYNARDFGYIYDKLSAAKFKKNISRPDFDKLMGIVYANLGKAKSAKLTGWNIRHSKGALYCDMRYRITHDNAEAKENFTLIRYQGAWLLSGYHINSKNLILKK
- a CDS encoding cupin domain-containing protein; the protein is MLVRDLKQCPEFVAGDGSVLRELLHPDKADLRIGYSLARAAVKPGQVTIPHRLKTSEVYYILNGKGVMYINGRSRKVLPGCAVYIPPGARQYIKNTGRQSLLFLCIVDPAWRKEDEKVFV
- a CDS encoding prepilin peptidase; this encodes MLENIFVFLFGAIIGSFLNVCIYRMPLNESVVSPGSHCPNCKKAIPWYDNIPFVSYCLLLGRCRYCKKIISPRYLLVELLTGLVFLAMFVRFGLSFEFFLYSLFICGLIISTFIDIGYRIIPDEISLGGIVVGLLLSLVKSLFIAHPGAKFAPLLNSCLGVIVGGGIIYLTGFIFDLIYFKLLKKPPIQGETESMGGGDVKLLAMIGAFLGWKIALFTFFIAPFFGAAVGLMNIAVKKDHTIPYGPFLSLAALIGIFWMDTVLKLLLLR